The proteins below are encoded in one region of Betaproteobacteria bacterium:
- a CDS encoding F0F1 ATP synthase subunit epsilon, whose amino-acid sequence MAMTVHCDVVSAEESIFSGLVEIAVFPGEAGELGILPRHTPLLTRIKPGTIRLKVPDQSEFELVYVSGGMLEVQPDMITVLADTAIRAHDLDEAKALEAKKRAEEALANRNAEMDYAAAEAELAQAVAQLQAIQRLRKHTH is encoded by the coding sequence ATGGCTATGACTGTTCATTGTGATGTCGTCAGCGCTGAGGAATCAATCTTCTCAGGACTGGTAGAGATCGCAGTATTCCCCGGCGAAGCCGGGGAGCTTGGCATTTTGCCGCGTCACACACCGTTGTTAACTCGCATCAAGCCCGGCACAATTCGTTTGAAGGTGCCGGATCAAAGCGAGTTTGAACTGGTGTATGTTTCCGGTGGAATGCTGGAAGTCCAGCCCGACATGATTACCGTGTTGGCTGATACGGCGATTCGTGCGCATGATCTGGACGAAGCCAAAGCACTGGAAGCCAAGAAGCGTGCCGAAGAGGCTCTCGCCAATCGGAATGCCGAAATGGATTACGCCGCTGCGGAAGCAGAGTTGGCGCAAGCCGTTGCCCAGTTGCAAGCGATTCAACGTCTGCGCAAGCATACTCACTGA
- the ubiE gene encoding bifunctional demethylmenaquinone methyltransferase/2-methoxy-6-polyprenyl-1,4-benzoquinol methylase UbiE, translated as MKNDTTHFGYESVAEQEKARRVADVFDSVAGRYDLMNDLMSGGMHRLWKAFTIQRSGVREGSRVLDVAGGTGDLSLAFAKRVGKSGQVWLTDINNAMLARGRDRLLDKGYMLPVAQCDAEKLPFPDDWFDCVTVAFGLRNMTHKDAALAEMRRVLRPGGRLLVLEFSQVWKPLAPLYDFYSFQVIPRVGKLVTNDSDSYRYLSESIRVHPGQEELKAMMEQVGFEKVEFFNLALGVVALHRGFKF; from the coding sequence ATGAAAAACGACACGACACACTTTGGCTACGAATCCGTGGCCGAGCAGGAAAAGGCACGCCGCGTTGCCGATGTATTTGATTCGGTCGCCGGTCGCTACGATCTGATGAACGATCTGATGTCTGGTGGCATGCACCGCCTCTGGAAGGCTTTCACCATTCAGCGTAGCGGCGTGCGCGAGGGCTCTCGGGTGCTTGATGTTGCCGGAGGCACAGGGGACTTGTCGTTGGCGTTTGCCAAGCGTGTTGGCAAGAGTGGCCAAGTCTGGCTGACCGATATTAATAATGCAATGCTGGCACGTGGCAGAGATCGACTGCTCGATAAAGGCTACATGTTGCCTGTGGCACAGTGTGACGCCGAAAAACTGCCGTTCCCCGATGACTGGTTCGATTGCGTAACGGTTGCCTTTGGCTTGCGCAACATGACGCACAAGGACGCTGCCCTGGCGGAAATGCGCCGCGTACTTCGTCCGGGCGGACGTCTGCTAGTGCTGGAGTTTTCACAGGTCTGGAAACCGTTGGCGCCGCTTTATGATTTTTATTCTTTCCAGGTTATCCCGAGGGTAGGCAAGTTGGTTACCAACGATTCGGATAGCTACCGCTATCTATCGGAATCGATTCGAGTCCATCCCGGGCAGGAAGAGCTCAAGGCGATGATGGAACAGGTCGGTTTTGAGAAAGTTGAATTCTTCAATCTGGCCTTGGGTGTGGTCGCATTGCACCGTGGATTCAAATTTTAA
- a CDS encoding DUF971 domain-containing protein: MAGIDRDTPIPSEIKLHQKSRRLELIYENGENYSLDFEYLRVYTPSAEARGHGVGQETLQTGKRDVDVERIEPVGTYALRLVFSDGHDSGLYSWDLLYNLGKHHDELWQEYLNQIETQGMSRDIDSTSRQAASSCGHHH, encoded by the coding sequence ATGGCTGGTATTGATCGTGATACCCCAATACCAAGCGAGATCAAGTTGCACCAGAAGTCCCGTCGCTTGGAGCTGATTTACGAAAACGGCGAAAATTATTCGCTGGATTTCGAGTATCTACGGGTTTATACGCCCTCGGCAGAGGCGCGTGGCCACGGTGTTGGCCAGGAAACATTGCAGACCGGAAAACGCGACGTCGATGTTGAACGGATAGAGCCGGTTGGTACTTATGCATTGCGACTGGTCTTTTCAGATGGCCATGATAGCGGTCTCTATTCGTGGGACTTGCTCTACAACCTGGGAAAACACCACGACGAATTGTGGCAGGAATACCTTAACCAAATCGAAACTCAGGGAATGTCGCGCGATATCGACAGTACCTCACGCCAGGCCGCATCCAGTTGCGGCCATCACCACTAA
- a CDS encoding HIT family protein, translating into MTVGNQACELCANAGGFVLWRSDLCRVIRVDDPFYPGFCRVIWNDHVREMTDLDAAHQAMLMRVVFAVEAMVRRLFIPDKINLASFGNMVPHVHWHVIPRWQDDRHFPESLWGKVQRETSVQRPAISDELMMQTLTVVLAESEKG; encoded by the coding sequence GTGACGGTCGGCAATCAAGCCTGTGAGTTGTGTGCAAATGCCGGGGGCTTTGTCCTCTGGCGTTCGGATCTGTGCCGCGTCATTCGCGTCGATGATCCTTTTTATCCAGGTTTCTGCCGCGTGATCTGGAACGATCACGTGCGCGAAATGACCGACCTGGACGCCGCCCATCAGGCCATGTTGATGCGCGTTGTATTTGCCGTCGAGGCGATGGTTCGCCGGCTCTTTATTCCCGATAAAATCAACCTCGCCAGTTTTGGCAACATGGTGCCGCACGTTCATTGGCACGTGATACCCCGTTGGCAGGATGACCGGCATTTTCCGGAATCCTTGTGGGGCAAGGTGCAGCGCGAAACGTCGGTACAACGTCCGGCGATCAGTGACGAGCTGATGATGCAGACGCTGACTGTGGTGCTGGCAGAGAGTGAAAAAGGCTGA
- a CDS encoding DUF3683 domain-containing protein, producing MTARLREIPYNYTSFSDREIVIRLLGADNWAVLDELRSERVTGRSARMLYEVLGDIWVVQRNPYLEDDLLDNRDRRDALVNALLHRLSEVEKRRMATENDDPERSAKVKRLVDAARDAVHRFAERFAETYDLRRKVLKILGRHTRKDNIAFDGLARVSHVTDATDWRVEYPFVVLNPDTEEEIGHLVRGCIEAGLTIIARGGGTGYTGGAVPLTRHAAVINTEKLIDIGPVEELVLAGHETPYATIRTGAGVVTDRVSEAASLAGRVFAVDPTSASASCIGGNIAMNAGGKKAVLWGTALDNLAWWKMVDPDGNWLEVERVNHNYGKIHEQENVEFRLKRFDSTGKKFLGEEILTMPGAACRKIGLGKDVTDKFLGGIPGVQKEGTDGIIVAARWVLHKMPPVARTVCLEFFGQVREAVPAIVEITDYFKPGGAGHAAGVQLAGLEHLDERYVKAVGYATKAKRHGRPKMVLIGDLVGHDENAVMAAASEVVRMCNLRAAEGFIAVNAETRKKFWLDRSRTAAISRHTNAFKLNEDVVIPLPRMGDYCDGIERINIELSTQNKLALCDALSEFLKGDLPLHRGDTTLDTDVLLGDRRQAALDYVEAVRLRWAWLLENLDLPLAEAESRFASYGVVAGELTNRADNPILFHRLQDYSVRVSWKQELHARLAKIFDGGVYRPIIERIEAIHKEVLRGRVFVALHMHAGDGNVHTNLPVNSDNYEMLQTAYKAVDRIMHIARGLDGVISGEHGIGITKLEYLTEAELGPFRAYKQKVDPEGRFNKGKLMPGGDLGNAYTPSFSLLGTESLIMEQSEIGKISDMVKDCLRCGKCKPVCSTHVPRANLLYSPRNKILATSLLVEAFLYEEQTRRGISLKHFDEFNDVADHCTVCHRCLKPCPVDIDFGDVSVAMRNFLRKQDKKRFSPGTVAAMTYLNLKDPATIKVMRGVMMDFGFKAQRLAHKAAKAVGLIQDSRAHPPATLGAPTVKTQIIHFLNRPMPGNLPKRTSRALLDIEDDKVIPVIRNPRKTTEESDAVFYFPGCGSERLFSQVGLATQAMLYEVGATTVLPPGYLCCGYPQTASGDEDKGQKITTDNRVLFHRVANTLNYLDIKTVIVSCGTCMDQLQKYQFEKIFPGCRLLDIHEYLMEKGVKLEGVEGTRYMYHDPCHTPMKAYAPLAVTKALMGQEVPLTDRCCGDAGSFAYSRPDIATQVKFRKQEEIESGAAKLRADGFKGDVKILTSCPACLQGLSRYDDDAGTKADYIVVEVAKHLLGDNWMADYVGKANTGGIERVLL from the coding sequence ATGACTGCCCGCCTGCGCGAAATACCTTACAACTACACCTCGTTTTCCGATCGTGAGATCGTTATCCGCCTGCTCGGCGCCGACAACTGGGCCGTGCTCGATGAACTGCGTTCCGAGCGCGTCACCGGCCGTTCGGCCCGCATGCTCTACGAGGTGCTGGGCGACATCTGGGTCGTGCAGCGCAATCCGTATCTGGAAGATGACCTGCTCGACAATCGCGATCGTCGCGATGCGCTGGTCAACGCGCTCCTTCATCGCCTTTCCGAAGTGGAAAAGCGTCGCATGGCGACCGAAAACGACGATCCGGAACGCTCCGCCAAGGTCAAGCGCCTGGTCGATGCGGCCCGGGATGCAGTCCACCGCTTTGCCGAACGTTTTGCCGAAACTTATGACCTGCGTCGCAAGGTTTTGAAAATTCTTGGCCGGCATACGCGCAAGGACAACATCGCATTTGATGGCTTGGCCCGTGTCTCGCATGTGACCGACGCCACTGACTGGCGTGTCGAATACCCCTTCGTCGTCCTCAATCCCGATACCGAAGAGGAAATCGGTCATCTGGTGCGCGGTTGTATTGAAGCCGGCCTGACCATCATCGCCCGCGGCGGTGGCACCGGTTACACCGGCGGCGCCGTGCCGCTGACCCGCCATGCAGCGGTGATCAACACCGAAAAACTGATCGACATCGGCCCGGTTGAAGAGCTGGTGCTGGCTGGTCATGAAACGCCCTACGCCACTATTCGTACGGGCGCTGGTGTGGTGACTGACCGTGTTTCTGAAGCTGCCTCGCTGGCTGGCCGTGTTTTCGCGGTTGATCCGACGTCGGCTTCTGCTTCCTGCATTGGCGGCAACATCGCCATGAACGCCGGCGGCAAGAAGGCTGTGTTGTGGGGAACTGCGCTCGACAACCTGGCTTGGTGGAAGATGGTTGACCCGGACGGCAACTGGCTGGAAGTCGAACGCGTCAATCACAACTACGGCAAGATCCACGAGCAGGAAAACGTCGAATTCCGCCTGAAGCGCTTCGATTCGACCGGCAAGAAATTTCTCGGCGAAGAAATCCTGACCATGCCGGGCGCTGCCTGCCGCAAGATCGGGCTGGGCAAGGACGTGACTGACAAGTTCCTTGGCGGTATTCCCGGCGTCCAGAAGGAAGGCACCGACGGCATCATCGTCGCCGCCCGCTGGGTGCTGCACAAGATGCCGCCGGTGGCGCGCACGGTTTGTCTGGAGTTTTTCGGCCAGGTGCGCGAAGCGGTGCCGGCCATTGTCGAAATTACCGATTACTTCAAACCAGGCGGTGCCGGGCATGCCGCCGGCGTGCAACTGGCCGGTCTGGAACATCTCGACGAACGCTATGTGAAGGCCGTCGGCTACGCGACCAAGGCCAAGCGCCATGGTCGGCCAAAGATGGTGCTGATCGGCGATCTCGTTGGTCACGACGAAAATGCAGTGATGGCTGCTGCTTCGGAAGTTGTCCGCATGTGCAACTTGCGCGCTGCCGAAGGCTTCATCGCGGTCAACGCCGAAACCCGCAAGAAATTCTGGCTCGACCGCTCACGCACCGCCGCCATTTCGCGCCATACCAACGCCTTCAAGCTAAACGAGGACGTGGTGATTCCGCTGCCGCGCATGGGCGACTACTGCGACGGCATCGAGCGCATCAACATCGAACTGTCGACGCAGAACAAGCTGGCCTTGTGTGATGCGCTCTCCGAATTTCTCAAGGGTGATCTGCCCCTGCATCGCGGCGATACGACGCTGGATACCGACGTGCTGCTCGGTGATCGTCGTCAGGCCGCGCTCGATTACGTTGAAGCTGTTCGTCTGCGCTGGGCATGGCTGCTGGAAAATCTCGACCTGCCGCTGGCTGAAGCCGAATCGCGCTTCGCCTCCTACGGCGTGGTGGCCGGCGAATTGACCAATCGGGCAGACAATCCGATCCTGTTTCACCGCCTGCAGGATTACTCCGTGCGCGTGTCGTGGAAGCAGGAGCTGCATGCCCGGCTGGCCAAGATTTTCGACGGCGGCGTTTATCGTCCGATCATCGAGCGCATCGAAGCCATCCACAAGGAAGTGCTGCGCGGACGGGTTTTCGTGGCGCTGCACATGCATGCCGGCGACGGTAACGTGCATACCAATCTGCCGGTCAATTCCGACAATTACGAGATGCTGCAGACGGCTTACAAGGCCGTCGACCGTATCATGCACATCGCCCGCGGACTGGATGGCGTCATTTCCGGCGAGCACGGCATCGGCATCACCAAGCTGGAATATTTGACCGAAGCCGAACTTGGCCCCTTCCGCGCCTACAAGCAGAAGGTCGATCCGGAAGGCCGTTTCAACAAGGGCAAGCTGATGCCTGGCGGCGACCTGGGCAATGCCTATACGCCATCGTTCAGCCTGCTCGGCACTGAATCGTTGATCATGGAACAGTCCGAAATCGGCAAGATCTCGGACATGGTCAAAGACTGTCTGCGCTGCGGCAAATGCAAGCCTGTGTGCTCGACGCACGTGCCGCGGGCCAACCTGCTCTACTCGCCACGCAACAAGATTCTGGCGACCTCGCTGCTGGTCGAAGCCTTCCTTTACGAAGAGCAGACCCGACGCGGTATTTCGCTGAAGCATTTCGACGAATTCAACGATGTGGCGGACCATTGCACGGTCTGTCATCGCTGCCTGAAGCCTTGCCCGGTCGATATCGACTTCGGCGATGTCTCGGTTGCCATGCGCAATTTCCTGCGCAAGCAGGACAAGAAGCGCTTCAGCCCGGGTACGGTCGCCGCAATGACCTACCTGAATTTGAAGGATCCGGCGACGATCAAGGTGATGCGCGGCGTCATGATGGACTTTGGCTTCAAGGCCCAGCGTCTCGCCCACAAGGCAGCCAAGGCGGTTGGCCTGATTCAGGACAGTCGCGCTCATCCGCCGGCAACGCTGGGGGCGCCGACGGTCAAGACGCAGATCATCCACTTCCTGAATCGACCGATGCCGGGCAACCTGCCCAAGCGTACGTCGCGTGCCTTGCTCGATATTGAGGACGACAAGGTGATCCCGGTCATCCGAAATCCGCGCAAGACGACCGAGGAATCGGATGCCGTGTTCTATTTCCCGGGTTGCGGTTCGGAGCGCCTGTTCTCGCAGGTCGGTTTGGCCACGCAGGCGATGCTTTACGAAGTCGGCGCCACCACGGTGTTGCCGCCGGGCTACTTGTGCTGCGGCTATCCGCAGACTGCCTCCGGTGACGAAGACAAGGGGCAGAAGATTACGACGGACAACCGCGTGCTCTTCCACCGCGTGGCCAATACGCTGAATTATCTCGATATCAAGACAGTGATCGTTTCCTGCGGAACGTGCATGGATCAGCTGCAGAAATACCAGTTCGAGAAGATTTTCCCGGGTTGCCGCCTGCTCGACATCCATGAATATCTGATGGAAAAGGGTGTCAAGCTGGAAGGTGTCGAGGGCACGCGCTACATGTACCACGACCCCTGCCACACGCCGATGAAGGCCTACGCGCCGCTGGCCGTCACCAAGGCATTGATGGGCCAGGAAGTGCCGCTGACCGACCGTTGTTGCGGTGACGCTGGCTCATTCGCCTATTCACGCCCGGATATCGCCACTCAGGTGAAATTCCGCAAGCAGGAGGAGATTGAATCGGGTGCTGCCAAGTTGCGAGCCGACGGTTTCAAGGGTGACGTCAAGATACTGACATCCTGCCCGGCCTGTCTGCAGGGGCTGTCCCGTTACGATGACGATGCCGGTACCAAGGCGGATTACATCGTGGTCGAGGTGGCCAAGCATTTGCTCGGCGACAACTGGATGGCGGATTACGTGGGCAAGGCGAACACCGGCGGCATCGAGCGCGTGCTGCTTTAA
- the chrA gene encoding chromate efflux transporter yields the protein MMSDAAPPDAISFREAFFFWLKLGFISFGGPAGQISVMHQELVEKRRWLSEGRFLHALNYCMVLPGPEAQQLATYIGWLMHRTRGGLVAGALFVLPSLFILIALSWIYIAYGNTTLVAGLFFGIKPAVTAIVLQAAWRIGSRALKNRFLWAIAVAAFVAIFAFATPFPAIVAVAALVGYLGGRLRPGWFGSFRGQPEKTAKNKISALIDDDTPTPEHARFKWPRLLTVAASGAVLWVLPMGLLTATLGWDHTLTQMGWFFTKAALLTFGGAYAVLPYVYQGAVVHYGWLMPTQMIDGLALGETTPGPLIMVVAFVGFLGGYQTAQMQVMFGPDGLFLAGALAACLVTWFTFLPSFIFILIGGPLVETTHGQLKFTAPLTAITAAVVGVILNLAMFFAYHVLWPQGFAGTFDFVSAGIALAAALALFRFKQSVMRVIAASALLGLLLKITGI from the coding sequence ATGATGTCTGATGCTGCCCCGCCCGACGCGATCTCCTTTCGAGAAGCCTTTTTCTTCTGGCTGAAGCTCGGTTTCATCAGTTTTGGCGGCCCGGCCGGGCAAATTTCGGTGATGCATCAGGAGCTGGTGGAAAAGCGCCGCTGGCTGTCGGAAGGGCGATTTCTCCATGCGCTGAATTACTGCATGGTGCTGCCCGGGCCGGAGGCCCAGCAATTGGCGACTTACATCGGCTGGCTGATGCACCGGACCCGCGGCGGCCTCGTGGCAGGTGCGCTGTTCGTTCTGCCTTCGTTGTTCATCCTGATTGCGCTGTCGTGGATTTACATCGCCTACGGCAACACGACGCTGGTCGCCGGCCTGTTTTTCGGGATCAAGCCGGCGGTGACGGCCATTGTGTTGCAGGCGGCGTGGCGCATCGGCTCGCGGGCGCTGAAGAACAGGTTTTTGTGGGCGATAGCGGTGGCGGCCTTTGTCGCCATTTTTGCTTTTGCCACGCCCTTCCCGGCCATTGTCGCGGTGGCCGCACTAGTCGGTTACCTCGGCGGACGCTTGCGGCCGGGCTGGTTTGGCAGTTTCCGCGGTCAACCGGAAAAAACGGCCAAAAACAAAATTTCTGCTCTGATCGACGACGATACGCCGACGCCGGAACATGCGCGGTTCAAATGGCCGCGCCTGCTCACGGTGGCTGCCAGCGGTGCCGTGCTCTGGGTGCTGCCGATGGGCCTGCTGACGGCGACGCTGGGTTGGGATCACACGTTGACGCAGATGGGCTGGTTCTTTACCAAGGCGGCGTTGCTGACCTTTGGTGGCGCCTACGCGGTGCTGCCCTACGTTTATCAAGGTGCCGTCGTGCATTACGGCTGGCTGATGCCGACCCAGATGATCGACGGCCTGGCTCTTGGCGAGACGACACCGGGGCCGCTGATCATGGTCGTCGCCTTCGTTGGCTTCCTCGGCGGCTACCAGACGGCGCAGATGCAGGTGATGTTCGGGCCGGATGGTCTGTTTCTCGCAGGAGCGCTGGCGGCTTGTCTGGTGACGTGGTTTACCTTCCTGCCGTCGTTCATTTTCATACTGATTGGCGGGCCGCTGGTGGAGACGACACACGGCCAGCTCAAATTCACGGCGCCCTTGACGGCGATTACCGCTGCCGTGGTCGGTGTGATTCTCAATCTGGCGATGTTTTTCGCCTATCACGTGCTGTGGCCACAGGGTTTTGCCGGCACATTCGACTTTGTTTCGGCCGGTATCGCGCTGGCTGCGGCGCTGGCACTGTTCCGTTTCAAGCAGAGCGTCATGCGCGTTATCGCGGCCAGTGCGCTGCTCGGATTGTTGCTGAAGATCACCGGCATTTAA
- a CDS encoding DedA family protein produces MEWLNVTAESGLWGLLAASFLSATVLPGGSEALLWGFLHLHPAEYGPALALATLGNTAGGMTSWWCGRYLPRWQRLENLPHKDKLERWGSPALLLAWAPIIGDALCVAAGWLRLHWLPCCLFMAIGKFARYWLVAQTAVS; encoded by the coding sequence GTGGAGTGGCTAAACGTCACGGCGGAAAGCGGGCTTTGGGGCTTGCTGGCGGCCAGTTTTCTCTCGGCAACAGTGCTGCCCGGCGGCTCGGAGGCGCTGTTGTGGGGCTTTTTGCACCTGCATCCGGCTGAATACGGCCCGGCACTGGCGCTCGCCACGCTCGGCAATACGGCCGGCGGCATGACTTCATGGTGGTGCGGCCGCTATCTGCCGCGCTGGCAACGGCTGGAAAACTTGCCGCACAAAGATAAGCTGGAGCGTTGGGGTAGCCCCGCGCTGCTGCTCGCGTGGGCGCCGATCATCGGCGATGCCCTGTGCGTCGCCGCCGGCTGGCTGCGGCTACACTGGTTGCCCTGCTGTCTGTTCATGGCCATCGGCAAGTTTGCGCGCTACTGGCTGGTCGCCCAAACTGCCGTGAGTTGA
- the ilvA gene encoding threonine ammonia-lyase, biosynthetic, which produces MHPDYLEKVLNAQVYDVAIETPLDLASNLSARVGNKIILKREDMQPVFSFKLRGAYNKIASLSPEKLKRGVICASAGNHAQGVALSAKKLGCRAVIVMPTSTPGIKIDAVRSRGGEVVLHGDSFDEAYAHAVELEKAEKLTFVHPFDDPEVIAGQGTVAMEILRQHSRHNGPITAVFCAIGGGGLAAGVAAYIKRLRPDIKVIGVETFDADAMKQSLAAGKRVRLEQVGLFSDGTAVKLVGEETFRLCKEYLDEVILVDTDAICAAIKDVFEDTRSILEPAGALAVAGAKEYARQHKLKDKNLIAVTSGANMNFDRLRFVAERAEFGEQREAVFAVTLPEKPGAYKKFLSLIGKHNVTEFNYRYHTANEAHVFVGVQVGDRKESLKLVDSLQKHGYPTLDLTDDEMAKNHIRYMVGGHAPAVCEKGMRELLYRFEFPEKPGALMNFLAQMSAGWNISLFHYRNHGADYGRVLVGMQVPPGDMGKFEDFLTKLGYAHWDESQNPAYKLFLG; this is translated from the coding sequence ATGCACCCGGATTATCTCGAAAAAGTTCTCAACGCTCAGGTTTACGATGTGGCGATTGAAACGCCGCTCGACCTGGCCAGCAACCTTTCCGCCCGGGTCGGCAACAAGATTATTCTCAAGCGCGAAGACATGCAGCCAGTGTTTTCCTTCAAGCTGCGCGGCGCCTACAACAAGATCGCCAGCCTCTCGCCGGAAAAACTGAAGCGCGGCGTCATCTGCGCCTCGGCCGGCAATCACGCCCAGGGCGTCGCGCTGTCGGCCAAAAAGCTGGGCTGCCGGGCGGTCATCGTCATGCCGACCTCGACGCCGGGCATCAAGATCGACGCCGTCAGGTCGCGCGGTGGCGAAGTTGTGCTGCATGGCGACTCCTTCGACGAAGCCTACGCCCACGCAGTCGAACTGGAAAAAGCCGAAAAGCTGACTTTCGTCCATCCCTTCGACGATCCCGAAGTGATCGCCGGGCAAGGCACGGTCGCCATGGAAATCCTGCGCCAGCACTCGCGCCACAACGGGCCGATCACCGCCGTGTTCTGCGCCATCGGCGGTGGCGGGCTGGCCGCTGGTGTCGCCGCCTACATCAAGCGCCTGCGTCCGGATATCAAGGTCATCGGCGTCGAAACCTTTGATGCCGATGCGATGAAGCAATCGCTGGCTGCCGGCAAGCGCGTTCGGCTTGAGCAGGTCGGCCTGTTTTCCGACGGCACCGCCGTCAAGCTGGTCGGCGAAGAAACCTTCCGTCTGTGCAAGGAATACCTCGACGAAGTCATCCTCGTCGACACCGACGCCATCTGCGCCGCCATCAAGGATGTATTCGAGGACACCCGCTCGATTCTCGAACCGGCTGGTGCGCTGGCCGTGGCCGGCGCCAAGGAATACGCTCGCCAGCACAAGCTGAAGGACAAGAACCTGATCGCCGTCACCTCCGGCGCCAACATGAACTTCGACCGCCTGCGCTTCGTCGCCGAGCGCGCCGAATTCGGCGAGCAGCGCGAAGCCGTCTTTGCCGTCACCCTCCCCGAAAAGCCCGGTGCCTACAAAAAATTCCTGTCGCTGATCGGCAAGCACAACGTTACCGAATTCAACTACCGCTACCACACAGCCAACGAAGCCCACGTCTTCGTCGGCGTCCAGGTCGGCGACCGCAAGGAATCGCTGAAGCTGGTCGACAGCCTGCAAAAACACGGCTACCCGACGCTCGACCTGACCGATGACGAAATGGCCAAGAACCACATTCGTTACATGGTCGGCGGCCACGCCCCGGCAGTCTGCGAAAAGGGCATGCGCGAACTGCTCTACCGCTTCGAATTCCCCGAAAAGCCGGGCGCACTGATGAATTTCCTGGCCCAGATGAGCGCCGGCTGGAACATCAGCCTCTTCCACTACCGCAACCACGGCGCCGATTACGGCCGTGTACTGGTCGGCATGCAAGTGCCGCCGGGCGACATGGGCAAATTCGAGGACTTCCTGACCAAGCTCGGCTACGCCCACTGGGACGAAAGCCAGAATCCGGCTTACAAGCTGTTTTTGGGCTAG
- a CDS encoding Fic family protein, producing the protein MPPRFVDSKLRIVSPSFDSPLTDIVIALDHLRKLRLAGDTPAAVFHQLKDIFHMLESLGSARIEGNHTTLADYIESKIESPATPSDQIQEVTNIEGAMDYVEEAIQASGHISEAFIRELHQLTVRGLIREGDSTPGQYRPGNVQIGGADHLPPEAALVPMLMQELADFINRDDQPKYDLLKMAIVHHRFCWIHPFGNGNGRTVRLLSYAMLIKYGFNVQAGGRVLNPTAVFCNDRNAYYAMLSEADTGTDEGLEKWCLYVLGGIRNELEKVDRLTQYSYLQEKILRPALAYGKSRRQFTAQEEAVLSMAIAKGSFRAADVDAVLPDLSQRQRTYLITKLVNQHMIRPIAEGSRTYTVSFTNSYLLRNVIHALEIEGFIHPALKSAQG; encoded by the coding sequence ATGCCCCCACGCTTTGTCGATTCAAAACTCCGCATCGTCTCGCCCAGCTTTGACTCTCCGCTGACGGACATCGTCATCGCGCTGGACCATCTCAGGAAATTGAGATTGGCTGGCGACACGCCTGCAGCCGTCTTCCATCAGCTAAAAGACATTTTCCACATGCTGGAAAGCCTGGGCTCGGCGCGGATCGAAGGCAACCACACCACCCTGGCCGATTACATCGAAAGCAAAATCGAGTCGCCCGCCACGCCCAGCGACCAAATTCAGGAGGTCACCAACATCGAGGGCGCGATGGATTACGTCGAAGAAGCAATCCAGGCGAGCGGCCATATCTCCGAAGCCTTCATCCGCGAACTGCACCAACTGACTGTGCGTGGACTGATTCGTGAAGGCGACAGCACGCCTGGGCAATATCGACCCGGCAACGTACAAATTGGCGGCGCCGACCACCTGCCGCCCGAAGCCGCCCTGGTCCCCATGCTGATGCAGGAACTCGCCGATTTCATCAACCGGGATGACCAGCCAAAATACGATCTGCTCAAGATGGCTATCGTGCACCATCGCTTTTGCTGGATACACCCGTTTGGCAACGGAAACGGCCGAACTGTCCGTCTGTTGAGCTACGCCATGCTCATCAAGTACGGCTTCAACGTGCAGGCCGGCGGCCGCGTGCTCAACCCCACGGCTGTATTCTGCAACGACCGCAACGCCTACTACGCCATGCTCTCCGAAGCGGACACCGGCACCGACGAAGGGCTGGAAAAATGGTGTCTCTACGTGCTCGGCGGTATCCGGAACGAGCTTGAGAAGGTCGACCGCCTCACCCAGTACAGCTATCTGCAGGAAAAAATCCTGCGTCCCGCCCTGGCGTACGGCAAATCGCGCCGGCAATTCACTGCGCAGGAAGAAGCGGTGCTCAGCATGGCCATCGCCAAAGGCAGCTTCCGCGCTGCCGACGTTGACGCCGTGCTACCCGACCTGAGCCAGCGGCAACGTACCTACCTGATTACCAAGCTGGTCAATCAGCACATGATCCGTCCCATCGCCGAAGGGAGCCGAACCTACACCGTCAGCTTCACCAACAGCTACCTGCTGCGCAACGTCATCCACGCCCTGGAAATCGAAGGCTTCATTCATCCAGCGCTCAAATCGGCGCAGGGCTGA